In Salvelinus namaycush isolate Seneca chromosome 20, SaNama_1.0, whole genome shotgun sequence, the following proteins share a genomic window:
- the LOC120065184 gene encoding uncharacterized protein LOC120065184: protein MMHPKMKWLFLIQLLLIEQALCRTPTPPALKNTPAFKTSVLGEGDTIKKGKQLLLGSQTQLGLPSGAAESAAPEEWVVQDEARAQSAQRVVTTLKAKLQGRILIQANTSCEELLSASTLQDPSSALLPRELLGLSLVPVLVVAGCPREAQTLVLRLYNLLGVEDTEELLIEVESLMASGAPHPRATTPPTSHVGKVQAERHLQAVMFNIQQLARAGEGRRGQGASGKGKQEQCQGWTRVNGTLLLGDAMEGATGGLEEAIRACESLGSQCAGVSHNRGQYQAVLKPGSRVVPSEDTDSECWIRQCQVQEEKSPVASGRRARRSPQRNCVNKKEERVYNVVEWIPVVSTLYNLGTAVYYTSVNCSETAKERAILSAVDLGTDALMAVTGGTVGVAGYVAGAGVKTGVKAGIKYLLSSMKQQEDLIVNEYSWEEGVITIQ from the coding sequence ATGATGCATCCTAAGATGAAGTGGCTGTTTCTGATCCAACTACTGCTGATTGAACAGGCTTTGTGTAGGACACCAACTCCCCCTGCTCTGAAGAACACTCCGGCCTTCAAGACCTCCGTCTTAGGGGAGGGGGACACTATCAAAAAGGGGAAGCAGTTGCTCCTTGGGTCCCAGACCCAGCTTGGTCTTCCATCAGGTGCAGCAGAGAGTGCGGCCCCTGAAGAGTGGGTGGTGCAGGATGAGGCCAGGGCACAGTCTGCTCAGCGTGTCGTCACCACGCTCAAGGCCAAGCTGCAGGGCCGAATCCTCATCCAGGCCAACACCAGCTGTGAGGAGCTGCTGTCTGCCTCCACCCTGCAGGACCCCTCCTCCGCCCTGTTGCCCCGGGAGCTCCTGGGCCTCTCCCTAGTGCCCGTGCTGGTGGTGGCAGGCTGTCCCCGGGAGGCCCAGACCCTGGTGCTCAGGCTGTACAACCTGCTGGGGGTGGAGGACACTGAGGAGCTCCTCATAGAGGTGGAGAGTCTGATGGCGAGTGGAGCACCCCATCCCAGAGCCACAACACCCCCTACCTCACATGTGGGGAAGGTCCAAGCAGAGCGCCACCTCCAGGCAGTTATGTTCAACATCCAGCAGCTGGCCAGGGCTGGGGAGGGCCGTAGGGGGCAGGGGGCCTCTGGAAAGGGGAAGCAGGAGCAGTGTCAGGGCTGGACCAGGGTGAATGGGACCCTGCTGTTAGGGGATGCGATGGAGGGAGCCACAGGGGGGCTGGAGGAGGCGATAAGGGCCTGTGAGAGCCTGGGGTCCCAGTGTGCGGGTGTGTCCCATAACAGAGGGCAGTACCAGGCAGTTCTGAAGCCAGGCAGCCGGGTGGTGCCTTCTGAGGACACTGACTCAGAATGCTGGATTCGACAGTGCCAGGTGCAGGAGGAGAAGTCACCTGTGGCCTCAGGGCGGCGGGCGCGGCGCAGCCCCCAGCGGAATTGCGTCAACAAGAAGGAGGAGCGGGTGTACAACGTGGTGGAGTGGATCCCTGTCGTCAGCACCCTTTACAACCTGGGCACGGCCGTCTACTACACCTCTGTCAACTGCTCCGAGACGGCCAAGGAGAGAGCCATCCTCAGCGCCGTCGACCTGGGCACAGACGCCCTCATGGCCGTCACTGGGGGAACGGTGGGTGTAGCGGGCTACGTTGCCGGGGCAGGCGTGAAGACGGGGGTGAAGGCTGGGATCAAGTACCTGCTGTCCTCCATGAAGCAGCAGGAGGACCTAATAGTTAATGAGTACAGTTGGGAGGAGGGAGTCATTACCATACAGTAA